From a region of the uncultured Desulfobacter sp. genome:
- a CDS encoding 1-deoxy-D-xylulose-5-phosphate reductoisomerase, giving the protein MKSLTILGSTGSIGTSALKVVGMHPDKFSIKSLTCATNIDLLVAQITQFQPDMVAVLNEQSADRLSKMLSGRFCPEILWGEAGFIAAAQWADSDMVLAAMVGAAGLAPALAAIDAGKQLALANKETLVMAGDIVMARAREKGVDILPVDSEHCAIFQCLQGNRKRDLKKIFLTASGGPFRDLAYDQFRQITPAQALDHPTWDMGAKISIDSATLMNKALEVIEAVRLFDVSVDQIQVIIHPQSIVHSMVGFKDGGIMAQLGKPDMMHAIAYAFSYPERVNLDLNFPDFAGMSGLTFDDPDTKRFPSLGFACEACRRGGTLPAVMNAANEIVVDAFLKEHIGFPDIFTLIREVMDAHTCIDNPELSGIIEADLWAREKTQSLVQRLRV; this is encoded by the coding sequence GTGAAATCGCTGACCATACTGGGGTCCACAGGTTCCATCGGTACATCAGCCCTTAAAGTGGTGGGCATGCATCCTGACAAGTTCTCCATCAAAAGTTTGACTTGCGCCACAAATATTGATCTTCTTGTAGCCCAGATAACACAGTTTCAGCCAGATATGGTCGCTGTGTTAAACGAACAGAGTGCCGATCGCTTGTCTAAAATGCTGTCAGGTCGATTCTGTCCTGAGATTTTGTGGGGTGAAGCAGGGTTTATTGCTGCAGCCCAATGGGCAGATTCGGATATGGTGCTTGCCGCTATGGTGGGGGCTGCAGGTCTCGCCCCGGCGCTTGCCGCCATTGACGCCGGTAAGCAACTGGCCCTTGCCAACAAAGAAACCCTGGTCATGGCAGGTGACATCGTTATGGCACGTGCACGTGAAAAAGGTGTGGATATCCTGCCTGTGGATTCCGAGCACTGCGCCATTTTTCAATGCCTGCAGGGAAACCGCAAACGCGATCTTAAAAAGATTTTTCTTACGGCATCAGGGGGCCCTTTCAGGGATCTGGCTTATGATCAATTCAGGCAGATTACCCCTGCCCAGGCTCTGGACCATCCCACATGGGATATGGGCGCTAAAATCTCCATAGATTCGGCCACCCTCATGAACAAAGCCCTTGAGGTTATTGAAGCGGTTCGGCTTTTTGATGTCAGTGTTGACCAGATTCAGGTGATCATTCATCCCCAGAGTATTGTTCATTCAATGGTGGGGTTCAAAGACGGCGGTATTATGGCACAACTGGGAAAACCCGACATGATGCATGCAATTGCCTACGCCTTCTCCTATCCGGAACGTGTGAATCTTGATTTAAATTTTCCTGATTTTGCCGGCATGTCCGGATTGACCTTTGATGACCCTGATACAAAACGCTTTCCATCCCTGGGGTTTGCCTGTGAAGCTTGTCGCAGGGGCGGAACCCTGCCTGCTGTTATGAATGCAGCCAATGAAATTGTTGTTGACGCTTTCCTTAAAGAACATATCGGCTTTCCGGATATTTTTACCCTGATTCGTGAGGTCATGGATGCCCATACCTGCATTGACAATCCTGAGCTTTCAGGTATTATTGAGGCTGATCTCTGGGCCAGGGAAAAAACACAATCTCTGGTTCAACGTCTTCGTGTCTGA
- a CDS encoding phosphatidate cytidylyltransferase, with protein MMQHFKRWLTALILIPILLWAIIKGSILVFAALVSLVSILAIHEYFDIICANDIDTISKTTRLISYSACTALIMGACIGSWPILFFILALDMMALCVFVLARFSSVTHIFDLVARQVLGIVYIPLSLALLVFIRDANAGALWVIWLLIVCFANDTGALYVGTFKGKHKLSPNISPNKTIEGALGGLVIALAAGLVFSLMFFQDFYLALRSIPCAICIAAAGQIGDLFESAMKRVGHIKDSGKILPGHGGMLDRIDGVLLAIPVFYFFKVFVL; from the coding sequence ATGATGCAGCATTTCAAACGGTGGCTTACGGCATTAATTCTTATTCCCATTTTGCTTTGGGCCATTATTAAAGGCTCTATTCTGGTTTTTGCAGCCCTGGTATCCCTGGTATCTATTTTAGCGATACACGAATACTTTGATATTATCTGTGCCAACGACATCGATACCATCTCCAAAACCACTCGCCTTATTTCCTATTCCGCCTGTACGGCACTGATCATGGGGGCGTGTATAGGATCCTGGCCGATCCTTTTTTTTATTCTTGCCCTGGATATGATGGCTCTTTGTGTGTTTGTGCTGGCGCGTTTTTCTAGTGTGACACATATTTTTGACCTGGTGGCTCGCCAGGTTCTCGGTATTGTCTATATTCCATTGTCGTTGGCGCTTTTGGTGTTTATTCGGGACGCTAACGCCGGGGCTTTGTGGGTGATCTGGTTACTCATTGTCTGCTTTGCCAATGATACAGGTGCGCTGTATGTGGGAACATTTAAAGGTAAACATAAGCTTTCGCCTAACATCAGTCCCAATAAAACAATTGAAGGGGCCTTGGGGGGGCTGGTTATTGCTTTGGCGGCAGGGCTTGTGTTCAGTTTGATGTTTTTTCAGGATTTCTACCTTGCATTGCGTAGTATTCCCTGCGCCATCTGCATTGCCGCGGCAGGTCAGATCGGCGATCTTTTCGAGTCTGCTATGAAACGGGTTGGGCACATTAAAGATTCAGGGAAAATCCTGCCGGGTCACGGCGGTATGCTCGACCGTATTGACGGGGTGCTTCTGGCCATCCCGGTCTTTTATTTTTTTAAGGTGTTTGTCCTGTGA
- a CDS encoding DUF554 domain-containing protein, whose product MLGTIVNILAILAGTTIGMLFRNGIPEKYNITVLQAIGLSVILIGLKSALGCPDILVIIISLAVGAIIGEFLAIEAHLKKLGDFLEKKFSNPNASTPSMSTAFVTASLLFCVGSMAIVGSLESGLTGNHDTLFAKSFLDGVTSIILTASLGIGVGLSAGAVLVYQGAITLAAGFIKPYLIPAVVSQMSGAGGLLIAAIGLNMLREKKIAVGNMLPAIFLPLIYYFATTLFK is encoded by the coding sequence ATGCTGGGAACCATTGTAAATATCCTTGCGATTTTGGCGGGGACAACCATCGGCATGCTGTTTAGAAACGGCATTCCGGAGAAATACAACATCACCGTTCTCCAGGCTATTGGCCTGTCCGTCATTCTTATTGGGCTGAAAAGTGCTTTGGGATGCCCGGATATTCTGGTGATCATTATCAGTCTTGCCGTGGGTGCCATTATTGGTGAATTTTTGGCTATCGAAGCGCATTTGAAAAAACTTGGGGATTTTCTGGAAAAAAAATTTTCCAATCCCAACGCCTCAACCCCTTCCATGTCAACGGCCTTTGTTACGGCGTCCCTATTATTCTGCGTAGGCTCCATGGCTATTGTGGGTTCCCTTGAAAGCGGGCTCACCGGTAACCATGATACCTTGTTTGCCAAATCCTTTTTAGACGGTGTAACATCCATTATCCTGACCGCATCTTTGGGTATCGGGGTGGGGCTTTCCGCCGGGGCTGTTCTGGTTTACCAGGGTGCCATAACCCTTGCTGCGGGATTTATAAAACCCTACCTGATTCCTGCTGTGGTCAGCCAGATGTCCGGGGCAGGGGGCCTGCTCATTGCCGCTATTGGTTTAAATATGCTCCGGGAAAAAAAGATTGCCGTGGGCAATATGCTGCCGGCCATATTTTTACCGTTGATCTATTATTTTGCCACCACCCTATTCAAGTAA
- the nth gene encoding endonuclease III translates to MAIDIAFFLGTLKREVESYQVPVVDLIAVQSRSAFKVLVATILSARTKDEVTAVAAQRLLEQAPDLEALRALSVSRIQELIFPVGFYKSKAQYLSKLPQALDTFQGQVPDEIEDLVTLPGVGRKTANLVRAVAFDKDAICVDTHVHRIMNIWGYVKTKTPLDTEKALRKKLPKKFWKEVNRILVTFGQGTCRPVGPHCYRCVLEKYCPQKGVKPAKPPKK, encoded by the coding sequence ATGGCCATTGATATTGCATTCTTTCTTGGGACGCTGAAGCGGGAGGTTGAGAGCTACCAGGTGCCGGTGGTGGATCTGATTGCTGTTCAGAGCCGGTCAGCATTTAAAGTGCTTGTGGCCACTATCCTGTCTGCAAGAACTAAAGATGAGGTGACTGCGGTCGCCGCACAGCGCCTGCTGGAACAGGCCCCAGATCTTGAAGCCTTACGGGCGCTTTCCGTTTCTCGTATTCAGGAATTGATTTTTCCCGTGGGGTTTTATAAATCCAAAGCACAATATCTCTCAAAACTGCCCCAGGCACTGGACACCTTTCAAGGACAAGTGCCCGATGAGATTGAAGATCTGGTGACACTGCCGGGAGTGGGGCGTAAAACCGCCAATCTGGTCAGAGCGGTGGCTTTTGACAAGGATGCCATCTGTGTGGACACCCATGTACACCGGATCATGAATATCTGGGGGTATGTGAAAACTAAAACCCCTCTTGATACGGAAAAGGCGTTAAGAAAAAAGTTGCCAAAAAAATTCTGGAAAGAGGTCAATCGCATTTTAGTCACCTTTGGTCAGGGTACCTGTCGTCCGGTCGGCCCCCATTGTTACCGGTGTGTGCTTGAAAAATACTGTCCCCAAAAAGGTGTGAAGCCGGCAAAACCGCCAAAAAAGTAG
- the pyrH gene encoding UMP kinase, producing MDTKPEFQRVLIKLSGEALMGNQGFGITPEMINYVAGEVAKVFHLGMEISIVVGGGNIFRGVAGSSAGMDRTSADNMGMLATVINSLALCDALEKHDIPTRVQSAIRMDRVAEPFIRRRAIRHLEKGRVVIFAAGTGNPYFTTDTAAVLRANEVRAQILFKATQVDGVYDKDPQVHNDAVMFDRLSYMKVIEKQLHVMDMTAISLAMEHDLPLQVLNLHKADNIYKAATGGKIGTRIYNKLEDV from the coding sequence TTGGATACGAAACCTGAGTTTCAACGGGTTCTGATCAAGTTAAGTGGCGAAGCCTTGATGGGTAATCAGGGCTTCGGCATTACGCCCGAGATGATAAACTATGTGGCCGGTGAAGTGGCCAAGGTGTTTCATCTGGGCATGGAAATTTCAATCGTTGTGGGTGGCGGCAACATCTTTCGCGGAGTAGCAGGATCCTCTGCCGGCATGGACCGGACATCTGCCGACAATATGGGTATGCTGGCCACTGTTATTAACAGTCTGGCTTTATGTGATGCTTTGGAAAAGCACGATATTCCCACAAGAGTTCAGTCTGCCATTCGCATGGACAGGGTGGCTGAGCCTTTTATTCGCAGAAGAGCTATTCGCCATCTGGAAAAAGGCAGAGTCGTGATATTCGCCGCCGGTACCGGAAATCCTTACTTTACAACGGACACGGCAGCAGTTCTTCGGGCCAACGAGGTCCGTGCCCAGATTCTTTTCAAAGCCACCCAGGTCGATGGCGTGTATGACAAAGATCCCCAGGTTCATAATGATGCTGTAATGTTTGATAGGCTGTCATATATGAAGGTGATTGAAAAGCAGCTTCATGTCATGGATATGACTGCTATATCCCTTGCTATGGAGCATGATCTACCTTTACAGGTGCTCAACCTGCACAAGGCGGATAATATTTATAAGGCGGCCACGGGCGGAAAAATCGGTACTCGGATTTATAATAAATTAGAGGACGTGTGA
- a CDS encoding isoprenyl transferase: MKSDSTIQVPDGLDLNSIPAHVACIMDGNGRWAKKRLMNRVKGHEQGAQTVEEIVMAAREIGIKVLTLYAFSTENWARPKEEVKALMHLLKRFLKNKTEKLRQKDIRLNLIGQTYRLPDDVREQADLAMAATADNSAMILNLAISYGAREEITMAVQQIAAKVKSGSLDPEEITDKTISGHLYTAGMPDPDLIIRTSAEFRLSNFLMWQAAYSEFAFIPTLWPDFTRQEFYQVLIDYQQRDRRFGKV; this comes from the coding sequence TTGAAGTCTGATTCTACGATTCAAGTGCCCGACGGACTGGATTTAAATTCGATACCTGCCCATGTGGCATGCATCATGGACGGAAATGGCCGTTGGGCAAAAAAAAGGCTGATGAACCGGGTTAAAGGTCATGAGCAGGGGGCGCAAACCGTTGAAGAGATCGTCATGGCCGCCAGGGAGATAGGTATTAAGGTACTTACCTTGTATGCATTCTCCACGGAAAATTGGGCAAGGCCCAAGGAAGAGGTCAAGGCTCTGATGCATCTGCTTAAACGGTTCCTCAAAAATAAAACCGAAAAATTGAGACAAAAAGATATCCGGCTTAATCTTATCGGTCAAACATACCGCCTCCCTGATGATGTCCGAGAACAAGCGGACTTGGCCATGGCTGCGACAGCGGACAATTCGGCCATGATCTTAAATTTGGCCATCAGCTATGGTGCACGAGAAGAGATTACCATGGCGGTTCAACAAATTGCCGCCAAAGTCAAGTCCGGGAGTCTTGATCCCGAAGAGATTACGGATAAAACAATTTCAGGACATCTTTATACAGCCGGCATGCCGGATCCGGACCTTATAATCCGTACCTCTGCAGAGTTTAGGCTATCCAACTTTCTTATGTGGCAGGCTGCCTATTCTGAATTTGCCTTTATACCAACGCTCTGGCCGGATTTTACCAGGCAGGAATTTTATCAGGTTTTAATTGATTACCAGCAGCGGGATCGGCGTTTCGGAAAGGTATGA
- a CDS encoding phosphoribosylformylglycinamidine synthase subunit PurQ — translation MSGASAVNALILTGFGLNCDNETAFAFEKAGADAHRVHINALIRGDVQLADFQILAFGGGFSWGDDHGAGVIQALKLKNNIGKDLLDFVAAGKLVIGICNGFQALVNLGLLPGLDQDYTRRSVAITYNDCGNFRDQWVRLVPDADSPCVFTKGLGVSDYPVRHGEGKVVADPDVIERLVANRQVVFRYADENGAPAKGAFPANPNGAVDDIAGICDPTGRIFGLMPHPEGYNHFGNHPDWPRQKAAAVRQGKTLEETITTGIRLFENGVKYIQSL, via the coding sequence ATGAGCGGCGCAAGCGCGGTAAACGCGCTGATACTGACGGGATTTGGCCTGAACTGTGATAATGAAACAGCCTTTGCCTTTGAAAAGGCCGGTGCCGATGCCCACAGGGTGCATATCAACGCCCTGATTCGCGGCGACGTACAGTTGGCTGATTTTCAGATTCTTGCATTCGGCGGCGGTTTTTCCTGGGGAGACGACCATGGGGCCGGGGTGATCCAGGCCCTGAAGCTGAAAAATAATATCGGCAAAGATTTACTGGATTTTGTGGCTGCCGGCAAATTGGTTATCGGTATCTGCAATGGCTTTCAAGCCCTTGTGAACCTGGGACTTTTACCAGGACTGGACCAGGATTATACCCGCAGATCCGTTGCCATTACTTATAATGACTGCGGTAATTTCAGAGACCAGTGGGTCCGGCTTGTGCCTGATGCAGACAGTCCCTGTGTGTTTACAAAGGGGTTGGGTGTATCTGACTATCCGGTACGCCATGGTGAAGGAAAAGTGGTTGCCGATCCTGACGTAATTGAACGCCTTGTTGCCAACCGCCAGGTGGTGTTCCGGTATGCTGATGAAAACGGCGCGCCTGCAAAGGGTGCTTTCCCGGCCAATCCAAATGGGGCCGTGGATGATATTGCCGGAATTTGTGATCCCACAGGCCGAATATTCGGCTTGATGCCCCATCCTGAAGGATACAACCATTTTGGCAATCATCCGGACTGGCCCAGGCAGAAAGCTGCGGCGGTCCGCCAGGGAAAAACCTTGGAAGAGACCATTACCACAGGGATCAGGTTGTTTGAAAACGGTGTAAAATATATTCAAAGCCTTTAA
- a CDS encoding AIR synthase-related protein, whose translation MISNIEITLKQDLRDAEGQSLVKKANRYFGIKIDDARCINIVTVESDLGADDLETIRREVLTNPVIQESSLSPLDIDFHFCIWVGFRPGVRDNAGATAVEAVSDLLKKEFAAHENIYTSKRYCLTGADLTRADAEIIAGQILSNGIIQQYKVFSKDEWDTKIGANVKPAKVILNHTPGFDTMDIDSDEILAQISHERSLSLNPRDIPVIRGYFLDEKVLGDRAKMGLSKPTDVELEYISQSRSDHCCHNTFNGIFRYTDTQTGETSVENSLFKTYIKAPTLALKENKEWVVSVLWDNAGVGSFDDENNYVITGETHNSPSNMEAYGGAITGIVGVYRDPMGTGLGSKLFMGSFGFCVGDINYSGPLKPPLHPRRLLDGVIEGVKDGGNKSGVPTTFGQTLFDPGYMGKALVFVTALGIMPKTVNGKPSHEKTTAPGELIIMSGGRVGKDGIHGVTASSKSFSENTPAGHVQIGDPYTQKKMHDFLLICRDEGLITFITDNGGGGLSSSVGESAMLSNGCEVWLDKVPLKYEGLDMWEIWISESQERMTIAIKPENLERFMALSDLHEVESTVIGKYTDSGKLHIKYQDKTCAYVDMDLLDKGFPAWEFDAVWTPPAARGLTEPVISTPTNFNGLIEQMLARPNVCSKEWIIRQYDHEVQGGSVIKPLVGINRNIPTDASVTRPVITSERGLAFSQSILPWYSKIDAYHMMACTIDEAVRRLIAVGGSLDHIGGVDNFCWPDIGYDSTSNPDGKFKAAQLVRACRALKDACMAYGIPLLSGKDSMYVDGHLEGAFGERIKVSALETVQFSAVSLVPDVSRCVTLEPKTPGDALYVLGSTGDELGASEYYEMYDKTGLNVPCVNFSKLKILYKALEKAIDTELVSSCHAVGRGGLGVHLSLVAMAGGLGLEIDLAGLPLTDNLPLFSDKALFSESAGRFIVTVGQDKKQTFEKLCKGLPCACLGMVTDSHDHLKIALDGNLLADMSIATLDSAFNKTFGDKI comes from the coding sequence ATGATTTCCAACATCGAAATCACGTTAAAACAGGATTTAAGGGATGCCGAAGGCCAGTCCCTGGTGAAAAAAGCCAATAGGTATTTCGGCATAAAAATAGATGATGCCCGATGCATCAATATCGTGACCGTGGAGTCTGATTTGGGGGCGGACGACCTGGAGACCATACGCCGGGAGGTATTGACCAATCCGGTCATACAGGAGTCCAGTCTATCTCCTTTAGATATTGATTTTCATTTTTGTATCTGGGTCGGCTTTCGTCCCGGAGTCCGGGATAATGCCGGGGCTACGGCTGTGGAAGCGGTAAGTGATCTTCTTAAAAAAGAATTCGCGGCCCATGAAAATATCTATACATCAAAGCGATACTGCCTGACCGGGGCAGATCTGACCCGGGCGGATGCTGAGATAATTGCGGGCCAGATTCTATCAAACGGTATTATCCAGCAATACAAGGTATTCAGCAAAGATGAGTGGGATACCAAGATCGGGGCAAATGTAAAACCTGCCAAGGTTATTTTAAATCACACCCCGGGTTTTGACACCATGGATATTGACAGCGATGAGATTCTTGCCCAGATTTCCCATGAGCGCAGCCTGTCGTTAAATCCAAGGGATATTCCTGTGATCCGGGGGTATTTTCTGGATGAAAAAGTGCTGGGCGACCGGGCAAAGATGGGATTGTCAAAACCTACGGATGTGGAGCTTGAATATATTTCCCAGTCCAGATCCGACCATTGCTGCCACAATACCTTTAACGGCATTTTTAGGTATACGGATACACAAACCGGTGAAACCTCGGTGGAAAATTCGCTGTTCAAAACCTATATCAAAGCACCGACTTTGGCCCTGAAAGAGAATAAAGAGTGGGTGGTTTCCGTGTTATGGGACAACGCTGGCGTGGGGTCTTTTGATGATGAAAATAACTACGTCATCACCGGCGAAACCCATAATTCCCCTTCCAACATGGAGGCCTACGGTGGTGCCATAACCGGCATTGTGGGCGTTTATCGCGATCCAATGGGTACAGGCTTAGGTTCTAAACTGTTCATGGGCAGTTTCGGATTCTGTGTGGGGGATATCAATTATAGCGGTCCGCTAAAGCCGCCTTTACACCCCCGGCGTTTACTTGACGGGGTGATTGAGGGTGTCAAGGACGGTGGAAATAAAAGCGGGGTTCCCACGACCTTTGGCCAAACCCTGTTTGATCCGGGGTACATGGGCAAAGCCCTGGTTTTTGTAACCGCTTTGGGCATTATGCCCAAAACCGTGAATGGCAAGCCAAGCCATGAGAAGACCACCGCCCCGGGAGAGTTGATCATCATGAGCGGCGGTCGTGTCGGCAAAGACGGTATCCATGGGGTAACCGCTTCTTCCAAGAGCTTTTCCGAGAATACTCCGGCAGGACATGTTCAGATTGGCGATCCCTATACCCAGAAAAAAATGCACGATTTTTTACTGATCTGCCGGGATGAAGGCTTGATTACTTTTATTACGGACAATGGCGGCGGCGGATTGTCTTCGTCCGTAGGCGAATCGGCCATGCTCTCTAACGGGTGTGAAGTGTGGCTTGACAAAGTCCCCTTGAAATACGAGGGGCTGGATATGTGGGAGATTTGGATTTCCGAATCCCAGGAGCGTATGACCATTGCCATTAAGCCCGAAAATCTTGAGCGGTTTATGGCGTTGTCTGATCTGCATGAGGTGGAGTCCACGGTTATCGGTAAATACACCGATTCTGGCAAACTGCACATCAAGTACCAGGACAAGACCTGTGCGTATGTGGATATGGATCTTCTTGATAAAGGGTTTCCGGCTTGGGAGTTTGACGCGGTCTGGACACCACCTGCGGCCCGGGGATTGACGGAACCTGTGATTTCCACACCGACAAATTTTAACGGCCTGATTGAACAGATGCTGGCCAGGCCCAATGTCTGTAGTAAAGAGTGGATCATCCGCCAGTACGACCATGAGGTCCAGGGCGGTTCGGTGATCAAGCCCCTGGTGGGCATCAACCGAAACATCCCCACAGATGCGTCTGTGACCCGGCCTGTGATTACCAGCGAACGCGGGCTTGCTTTTTCCCAAAGCATCCTGCCCTGGTACTCAAAAATTGATGCGTATCATATGATGGCCTGCACTATTGATGAGGCCGTACGCCGCCTTATTGCTGTGGGCGGCTCTTTGGATCACATCGGCGGCGTAGATAATTTTTGCTGGCCGGATATCGGGTATGACAGTACGTCTAATCCCGATGGGAAATTTAAAGCCGCCCAGCTTGTTCGGGCCTGCCGGGCCTTGAAAGATGCCTGCATGGCCTATGGGATTCCATTGCTTTCCGGTAAGGACTCCATGTATGTTGACGGCCATCTGGAAGGCGCGTTTGGTGAGCGAATTAAAGTGTCTGCCCTTGAAACCGTTCAGTTTTCAGCGGTCTCGCTGGTTCCCGATGTCAGCCGTTGTGTAACCCTGGAACCTAAAACCCCAGGTGATGCTTTGTATGTTCTGGGCAGCACAGGAGATGAACTGGGTGCTTCGGAATATTATGAAATGTATGATAAAACAGGCCTCAATGTGCCTTGTGTGAATTTTTCAAAACTTAAAATTTTGTACAAGGCGCTGGAAAAAGCCATTGACACTGAATTGGTGTCCTCCTGTCACGCAGTGGGGCGCGGCGGCTTAGGTGTTCATCTTAGCCTTGTGGCAATGGCCGGCGGACTTGGCCTTGAGATTGATCTGGCAGGATTGCCGTTGACCGACAATTTGCCGCTTTTCAGTGACAAAGCGCTGTTTTCAGAATCTGCAGGGCGGTTTATCGTTACCGTAGGCCAGGATAAAAAACAAACCTTTGAAAAGCTATGCAAGGGACTGCCCTGTGCGTGTCTGGGAATGGTAACCGACAGCCATGATCATCTTAAAATAGCATTGGACGGTAACCTGTTGGCAGATATGAGTATTGCAACCCTTGATTCAGCATTTAACAAGACCTTTGGAGATAAAATATGA
- the rseP gene encoding RIP metalloprotease RseP: protein MGYSFFAFIIVIGVLVFVHELGHFLVARACGVGVEVFSLGFGPKILRIKRGMTEYCISAIPLGGYVKMTGEEPGAAQSLAEEDRHLSFTHKTVGQRALIAAAGPAFNFFLAIVIFYLLYQTIGVYMGLPQVGQVVDKSAAMSAGIKQGDVIKEINSIPIQSFEDISRIVSKSEGEPLAFLVEREGEVHTFTITPRTHEQKNLFGETVSRFVIGIIGTGETFHHPLNPVQAAIRAVSDTYGMVKLTILSVVKMFTGAVSADNLGGPIMIAKMAGDQAKAGFENFVWFIALISVNLGIINLFPIPVLDGGHLLFLSIEAVKGSPVSTRVREKMVQFGAAVLMTLMIFVFYNDIVKLFNGGLQ, encoded by the coding sequence ATGGGATACTCTTTTTTTGCATTTATCATTGTTATCGGCGTATTGGTTTTTGTCCATGAATTGGGTCATTTCCTTGTTGCCCGGGCGTGCGGTGTGGGGGTTGAGGTTTTTTCCCTTGGGTTCGGGCCAAAGATACTAAGAATTAAACGGGGGATGACCGAATATTGTATCTCAGCCATTCCTTTGGGCGGATACGTGAAAATGACCGGGGAGGAACCCGGTGCTGCCCAGAGCTTGGCGGAAGAAGATCGTCATCTCTCCTTTACCCATAAAACTGTAGGACAAAGGGCGCTGATTGCCGCAGCCGGTCCGGCATTTAATTTTTTTCTGGCCATCGTCATTTTTTACCTTTTATATCAAACCATCGGCGTTTATATGGGACTTCCCCAGGTCGGTCAGGTGGTCGATAAGTCTGCGGCCATGTCAGCTGGTATTAAACAGGGTGATGTGATCAAGGAAATAAACAGCATTCCAATTCAGTCTTTTGAGGATATTTCCAGGATTGTTTCCAAAAGTGAGGGAGAACCTTTGGCCTTTCTCGTGGAGCGTGAAGGGGAGGTCCATACTTTTACGATTACGCCCCGAACCCATGAACAGAAAAATTTGTTTGGGGAAACCGTGAGCAGGTTTGTGATTGGTATTATCGGCACAGGAGAAACTTTTCATCACCCTTTAAACCCAGTTCAAGCAGCGATTAGAGCTGTATCCGATACTTACGGGATGGTGAAATTAACGATTCTGTCAGTGGTGAAAATGTTCACCGGGGCCGTGTCTGCCGACAATTTAGGCGGACCTATTATGATTGCCAAGATGGCCGGTGACCAGGCTAAGGCGGGCTTTGAAAATTTTGTATGGTTTATCGCGCTCATCTCTGTAAATCTTGGCATTATCAATTTGTTTCCCATTCCGGTTTTAGATGGGGGGCATCTTTTGTTTTTAAGTATTGAGGCGGTTAAAGGCAGCCCTGTCAGTACCCGGGTGCGTGAGAAAATGGTTCAATTCGGGGCAGCTGTGCTGATGACTTTAATGATCTTTGTCTTTTATAACGACATAGTCAAATTATTCAACGGTGGATTACAATGA
- the frr gene encoding ribosome recycling factor: MINEVLEETRDRMGKSEKAFETELGKVRTGRASQSMLDNVRVDYYGTQTPLPQMATVSVPESRLLTVKPWDASVINEVEKAILKANIGLTPSNDGKLIRISIPPLTEERRKEIVKSVAKTCEEFKVAVRNIRRDSNEMLKDLQKEGDISEDDSFKAQKQVQELTDASIKKLDEIFADKEKEILEV; this comes from the coding sequence ATGATTAATGAAGTGCTTGAAGAAACCAGAGACCGCATGGGCAAATCTGAGAAAGCCTTTGAGACTGAACTTGGCAAAGTGCGCACAGGAAGAGCTTCCCAGTCCATGCTTGACAATGTCAGGGTCGATTACTACGGCACACAGACCCCACTTCCCCAGATGGCAACCGTATCTGTGCCCGAGAGTCGCCTGCTTACCGTAAAACCATGGGATGCTTCAGTGATCAATGAGGTGGAAAAAGCCATATTAAAAGCCAATATCGGGCTGACACCTTCCAATGATGGTAAGTTGATTCGCATTTCCATTCCGCCGTTGACCGAAGAGCGTAGAAAAGAGATCGTAAAGAGCGTTGCCAAAACCTGTGAGGAATTTAAGGTGGCTGTCAGGAATATCCGCCGGGATTCCAATGAGATGCTCAAAGATCTGCAAAAAGAGGGAGATATTTCCGAAGACGACAGCTTTAAAGCCCAAAAACAGGTACAGGAGCTAACGGACGCGTCTATCAAAAAATTGGATGAAATTTTTGCCGACAAGGAAAAAGAGATCCTTGAAGTCTGA